A single genomic interval of Malania oleifera isolate guangnan ecotype guangnan chromosome 13, ASM2987363v1, whole genome shotgun sequence harbors:
- the LOC131145943 gene encoding uncharacterized mitochondrial protein AtMg00810-like, protein MVVAHHLSAASSDFDDPSLYQSLVGALQYLIITRSDIAHVVTVEILAYSDANWAGCLDTRRSIFGYEIYFGDNLVSWSSKKQPMVSRSNSESKYRALALIAAEVK, encoded by the exons ATGGTGGTCGCTCATCATCTATCGGCTGCTAGTTCTGATTTTGATGATCCTTCTCTCTACCAATCACTTGTTGGAGCTCTTCAATATCTCATTATCACTCGTTCGGACATTGCTCATGTTGTCACTGTC GAGATCCTTGCTTATTCCGATGCCAATTGGGCTGGGTGTCTTGACACACGTCGATCAATCTTTGGCTATGAAATTTACTTTGGTGATAATCTTGTGTCTTGGAGCTCTAAAAAGCAACCGATGGTGTCTCGCTCTAATAGTGAATCGAAATATCGGGCATTGGCTCTCATAGCCGCTGAAGTTAAATGA